Proteins from a genomic interval of Schistocerca piceifrons isolate TAMUIC-IGC-003096 chromosome 3, iqSchPice1.1, whole genome shotgun sequence:
- the LOC124789536 gene encoding striatin-interacting protein 1: protein MDANGNGKRIVTKFRDLLNRQRQDSEGGPECPDLDFVYDDADNMINEIAELYSYTEQPEFQHNLKAFEDQMKEYKLAPFWQKLSEVQQRSVVMKLLDQLEVSNKSLRMKAARCILYLAQGCWAELQSDAEQQEWSLKNIMLLYECGVLSTFVELLNIEIENCTSAATDSRKLTVSLADSTDLRIILSVLYLMIEVMRVDQDDDCEQWKINREAFRGELGNPLGDELLVVKLLGMVTRFCSGSAPHFPMKKVLLVLWKTILVSLGGMDTLRQLKQQYREQAGLSATQDTMEVVRTMRASSPPASAADLLEAQNQKRNNRPFRRSLMKQSSLDEISGMEFESSYQADEEVRDFEERQAMEEAGEVPQPPSPRPSTPIPSKNKGLPWAPKARQKDLDMFLENTRVKFVGFPLQGDRESLAGLPHPIHEGVEVLKHNMYTSLAEIQIQKEEEIARNPLSTMEPPIPMTPTEVLYQGMLPNLPQYMIALLKILLAAAPTSKTKTDSINILADVLPEEMPMTVLQSMKLGMDVSRHKEIIVKAVSAVLLLLLKHFKINHIYQFEFMSQHLVFANCIPLVLKFFNQNIIAYVSARNSIPILDFPACVIGDQPELTIESLEIGENQQYSWRNIFSCINLLRILNKLTKWKHSRIMMLVVFKSAPILRRTLKVRHAMMQLYVLKLLKMQTKYLGRQWRKSNMKTMSAIYQKVRHRLNDDWAYGNDQDARPWDFQAEECALRSCVDRFNSRRYGSGSSDPEFEPMDHCVTSVLGQPFELTDYFKQHYEVWLQSEVFDRSFGDFF, encoded by the coding sequence ATGGATGCAAACGGTAATGGAAAACGCATAGTTACGAAGTTTAGAGACTTGCTAAATAGACAACGGCAAGATTCAGAGGGTGGTCCTGAATGTCCAGATCTTGATTTTGTGTACGACGATGCGGATAATATGATCAACGAAATCGCGGAACTGTACAGCTACACAGAACAACCCGAATTTCAACATAATCTCAAGGCGTTTGAAGATCAAATGAAGGAATATAAGTTAGCTCCATTTTGGCAGAAGCTATCGGAAGTCCAGCAAAGATCTGTTGTAATGAAATTGCTAGACCAGTTGGAAGTGTCAAATAAATCTTTGCGTATGAAGGCTGCACGATGTATACTGTATTTGGCGCAGGGTTGCTGGGCAGAGCTACAGTCAGACGCTGAACAGCAAGAGTGGTCTTTGAAGAACATCATGTTACTCTATGAATGTGGGGTTTTAAGCACGTTTGTGGAACTATTAAATATAGAAATAGAAAACTGTACTTCGGCTGCGACGGACTCCAGAAAACTTACAGTAAGTTTAGCGGATTCAACAGATTTGAGAATTATACtaagcgttttgtatttaatgatAGAAGTTATGCGTGTGGATCAAGATGACGATTGTGAGCAGTGGAAAATAAATCGTGAAGCATTCAGAGGTGAGTTGGGAAATCCCCTGGGGGACGAGCTGCTCGTTGTAAAACTTCTTGGTATGGTGACACGTTTCTGTAGTGGCTCTGCACCACATTTTCCTATGAAGAAAGTACTCCTGGTGCTGTGGAAAACAATACTAGTTTCATTGGGTGGTATGGACACATTAAGGCAACTTAAACAGCAGTATCGTGAGCAGGCTGGCCTAAGTGCAACACAAGATACAATGGAAGTAGTTCGCACAATGAGAGCATCGTCACCACCTGCTAGTGCTGCAGACTTGCTGGAAGCACAGAATCAAAAAAGAAACAATCGACCATTCCGCAGGAGTCTAATGAAACAGAGTTCACTTGATGAAATATCTGGGATGGAATTTGAATCCTCATATCAAGCAGACGAGGAAGTACGTGACTTTGAAGAAAGACAGGCAATGGAAGAAGCAGGAGAAGTTCCACAACCACCAAGCCCAAGACCGAGCACACCAATTCCATCAAAGAACAAGGGTCTTCCGTGGGCACCAAAAGCTCGGCAGAAGGATCTCGATATGTTTCTTGAAAATACAAGAGTTAAATTTGTTGGTTTCCCATTACAAGGTGATAGAGAATCACTAGCTGGACTGCCCCATCCAATACatgaaggtgttgaggttctgaaaCATAACATGTATACTTCGCTGGCAGAGATACAGatacagaaagaagaagaaattgcaAGAAATCCCTTATCAACTATGGAACCCCCTATTCCAATGACACCAACAGAGGTATTATATCAAGGAATGTTACCAAATTTGCCCCAGTACATGATTGCATTACTTAAAATTCTGCTCGCTGCAGctccaacatcaaaaaccaaaactgACTCTATAAATATTTTAGCAGATGTTCTTCCAGAAGAGATGCCAATGACTGTGTTGCAATCCATGAAACTTGGCATGGATGTTAGTAGACACAAAGAGATCATAGTAAAAGCTGTTTCAGCAGTACTCCTTTtgttattaaaacattttaaaattaatcaTATCTACCAGTTTGAATTTATGTCACAGCATTTAGTTTTTGCCAACTGTATACCTCTCGTATTGAAATTTTTTAACCAAAACATTATTGCGTATGTAAGTGCAAGAAATTCAATTCCTATTTTGGACTTTCCAGCATGTGTCATTGGCGACCAACCAGAATTGACTATAGAGAGTCTTGAAATTGGAGAGAATCAGCAGTATTCATGGCGCAATATATTTTCGTGCATCAATCTCCTCAGGATACTTAATAAACTAACAAAATGGAAACACTCGCGTATCATGATGCTTGTTGTGTTTAAATCAGCACCAATCTTAAGGCGTACCCTAAAAGTTCGCCATGCAATGATGCAGCTGTATGTTTTAAAATTGCTGAAGATGCAAACAAAATATCTGGGTAGACAGTGGAGAAAGTCAAACATGAAAACAATGAGTGCAATTTATCAGAAGGTTCGACATCGGTTAAATGATGATTGGGCGTATGGGAATGATCAAGATGCACGTCCCTGGGATTTCCAAGCAGAAGAATGTGCTTTACGCTCTTGTGTTGACAGGTTTAATAGTAGACGATATGGCTCAGGATCAAGTGACCCTGAATTTGAACCCATGGATCACTGTGTAACAAGTGTGCTTGGACAGCCCTTTGAACTCACTGACTATTTTAAGCAGCATTACGAAGTGTGGCTACAGAGTGAAGTTTTTGACAGATCATTTGGAGATTTCTTCTGA